A section of the Bacillus pumilus genome encodes:
- a CDS encoding acyltransferase family protein — MGYKSQSGDDLWPTVVVLKFFFLAEGVGFALIIWAIATFDPAMQWPGYLALVPVVGAMLVLAANRQRSWLTANPLARQLGASSYSIYLWHWPLVVLLTYAGEQANPQWMVAGGEVTFMEPAAEGGTDDWGEVVTR, encoded by the coding sequence GTGGGCTACAAGAGCCAATCAGGTGACGATTTGTGGCCTACAGTTGTGGTTTTAAAATTTTTTTTTTTGGCGGAAGGGGTTGGCTTTGCGCTAATCATCTGGGCGATAGCCACCTTTGATCCGGCGATGCAGTGGCCAGGTTATCTGGCACTGGTGCCGGTGGTGGGTGCCATGTTGGTGTTGGCGGCCAATCGCCAGCGCTCCTGGTTAACGGCCAACCCGCTTGCCCGCCAGCTGGGCGCCAGCTCCTATTCGATTTATCTGTGGCACTGGCCGTTGGTGGTATTGCTGACTTATGCCGGTGAGCAGGCTAACCCCCAATGGATGGTGGCGGGTGGTGAGGTAACCTTTATGGAGCCAGCCGCCGAAGGTGGGACAGATGATTGGGGTGAAGTCGTAACAAGGTAG
- a CDS encoding substrate-binding domain-containing protein produces MKCQSVGTISNCGWTPTAPPVPIAIPWGDWLNAHPNGGISGIIAQNDDMALGALQAVKSRGLTPTEVPVTSIDGMPDAIQAAKRNEITTFLQDAQAQSQGALDVALRALAGKTTSRAP; encoded by the coding sequence ATGAAATGCCAATCAGTTGGGACCATATCGAACTGCGGCTGGACGCCTACTGCGCCACCCGTGCCGATTGCGATTCCCTGGGGAGACTGGCTCAATGCCCACCCCAATGGCGGCATCTCCGGGATCATCGCGCAAAACGACGACATGGCCCTCGGCGCCCTGCAAGCGGTGAAGTCCCGCGGACTGACGCCCACCGAAGTACCGGTGACGTCCATCGACGGCATGCCGGATGCCATCCAGGCTGCGAAGAGAAACGAAATCACCACCTTCTTGCAAGACGCCCAGGCGCAATCCCAAGGCGCCCTCGACGTAGCCCTGCGCGCCCTGGCCGGCAAGACTACAAGCCGCGCTCCGTGA